Genomic window (Ignisphaera cupida):
TTATCTTGAGATAGCTATCTCCAAAACCACTTCTAAACCCCAAATCCCTAACAACGTTAATCAGGCTCCAAGACTTTCTAAAGTCCAGGTAAACCCTAACCCTAATTGGTAGCTTCCTCTCCTTCCAAAGCTCAGTCAAAGCCTTGAAAACCTTTGGATTGCATCCAACAAAACCAGCTGTTGTAACACCATGGGAAGCTATATAGTTTAACGCTTTTAAAACAATCTTTTTATAGTCATCAACAGATATCGACTCCTCAATCTTGTCTCTAACAATGTTCAGCGCATCCTCTTTCACAATACCAGTTGGAACACCTCTATCATCTCTAACAATATTTTGAGAATTCATTCCAGAAACACTAACTATTTCCAAAGCCCTTGAGTTAAGAACAGCGACATGCATACAGATTCTGTATAGAATAACAGGTCTGTTGCTAACAACCTCATCAAGATCCCATCTATTTGGCCACCTCCTCTCCTCGAAAAGCTCCTGATCCCAGCCAAAGCCAATAATCCACAAAGTGTCAACACTTTTAGAAAAATCTCTTAGTCTCTCTTTCAACTCTTTAATGCTTCTAACACCACGAAGATCAAGCATACCAAGTTGAAGACCAAGCTCATCAACATGAATATGAGAATCTATGAAACCAGGCAAAACAGTTTTTCCACCCAAATCAACAATTGAGCCACCAAGCAAATCAACAATACCCTTAGCAACACTGCTGCTACCAACATACAAAATCCTCTCCCCATCAACAACAATAGCCTCAGCTTTCCTAACAGGCTTGAAAGACACGTAAACATTTCCATTAACAAAACCTGTAACCAAAAATCAAATCACCAAGTATAAATCAAAAGAAAACATTAAAAAGCTTGACTAAATAAATCAGCTAATCTAGTTTCTATCCTATTAAAGCATCCAGATATAGCATTATGTAAAAACCTGCTATAAACCCAGCAGCAGCTATCTTCCTATACTGTGAAGACTCATGTAGAATCTCAGGCAAAATCTCCTCAACAACAATATAGATCATTGCACCAGCTGAAAAGCCCATTCCAACCCCAAGAACATTGATAGCAAAAGAAAACATTGCAGCACCAAAAACAGCTGCAATAGTTTCCACAAAACCACTCAAAACACCTACTGCAAAACCCTTTAACCTACTACCCCAAAGCATTGTTAGTGGAAGAGCAACAGCTGCACCTTCAGGAATGTCCTGTATGCCAATAGCCAATGCTGTTGCAAAACCAAGCTCTAAGCTATAAACAGTTGTTGCACCAACAGCAAAACCCTCGGGAATATTATGCAAAACTATTGCTATTGTAGCCAATACAGATTTTCTAAGTCTATTCTTCAAATGCTCAGGCCCCTCATAACCCTTAACAATATGCTCATGAGGCACACAAAAATCAAGTAAAGTTATTGCTATAACACCCAAAGTAATACCCAAACCAACATCGAAATACAAACCCCTTTCAAATGCTGGAATAATCAAGCTTGTGAAACTAGCAACAATCATAACACCAGATGCAAAACCAAGAGAAAAATCAAGTCCCCACCTAGGCAACTTAACCCCAGCCAAAGCAGTTAAAGAACCAAGAGACGTTAAACCAGCTACCAAAAGCCCATATAGAAAAGCATTATAAACCACACCATAGGTCATTGTTAATACACCTCAGTAAAGCTAATGAAACAGTTCATATAAAATCATATCGCATTAAACAAACATAGACGTCTTTCCCACAGCACATACCATCATGACAATTTTTAACATTTCTACACATATTCATCAACTCTTACGCTTTGCATCAAGCATTCAAAATAATTAGCTCTAGCCATAAACATTAATACCTGAAATTCTTTAGTTAATAATTTCATCAAATTACGTCAACCGCGTTTTTCTAGGATCCTAAATTTTGGCGCAGACATATATGAAAGATAAACAATTAATTTTTATTGTTTTCTTGAGGAAAAGATGTGGTAAATGATTATTGCAAGTAAATGCTCAATACATTCTTTTTGATACAAAGTATACGACAATGGTCATAGTTATTGTTTTGTTTTTCGTAAAGATTCTTTGTCTCTCTAATTCAACTGGGTAATAAACATGTAGTTTCCATGTATAAGGGTTAAATTTGTTTGGATGGTCAGCTATAATAGCATAGCCATTGTCAACAAGCCATTTATTAACGTTTAGAAGATGTGTTTTGTCTTGCTTAGCTACAATACCCATGATTGTGGAAAGCTCTGGAGCATTCGCATCAGCTAGTCTAATTCTTCCAACTGGGAAGCAATCAAAGGTGTCTCCATCAACAACTCTGTAGACTTCGCAAACAACATCTATCTCCCAGCCATCGCCACTGTAGATAGGTGTGTAGCCATGGACTTGATTAAAGAAAAGTGGGATAAGCAAAATAATGAGCAATGCAGATATCACTACACATCTTGACCATAAACCCATGAACCGCCCTGAGGAAACACTCGCCCTTCAGTGCGGGGAGGAGGTCAGACATCTATGGCAATTCAAATTTAATAGTGCTTTGCTTTTTCTTAATTATTGTTTTGGAGAATAGTTTTTAAGGGTGTTGCTATCAACATATTTTTGTGATGTGTTTTGAAGCCAATTGTTGTTGTTCCTTTTGCGTCTGAGGTTCATGGGAAGGAGTATTACGCTAATGTTTTAGAGGTTTTTAGAAAGCATTTTGGTAGATATGGCATAGAGTTTCATGGTGATGTTGTTACAAGTGTTGAGGAGGCTGAGAGGCTTGGTGGTAAGTACCAGGGATTTGTGCCAATAGCTCTTGTGCTAACTGGTGGTACAAGCAGTCTTGTGTACAAGTTTGTGTCTGGAGGGTCTATAGACAAGGTGTTTATACTTGCTCATTCGGAGCATAATAGCATGGCTTCTGCTGTTTCTGCTAGAACTAAGATTGAGAGAGATGGCTTTTCAGCAGGCCTCTACTGGTGTGATGAGTATTATTCGATAGATTGTGAAAATGTTGTTGATAAACTGATGCTTGTTGCAAGAACTGTTGCATTTGTTGATGGATCCAGAATAGCTGTTGCTGCTGATAGGGAGAAGGGTGATGTTGAGGAGGCGTTTGAGTCTAGATTCAATGCAACAGTTGATATTGTTTCACTATCGAAAGTAGCTTCAATGATGGATTCAGCCTCTAGCGAAGCTGTTTCAGAAATTTCCAAGGAGATTGAAAGCAAATTTGATTTTGAGGTATCTAAACAGGCTCTTGATCGTGTTGCCAGGCTATACATAGCCTTGGAGAAAATTGCTAAGGAGGGTAAATACGATGTTGTATCAATAGACTGTTTCCCATTTATAATCAAACATGGCATCACCCCATGCATACCACTATCACTTCTCAATAGCAAGGGTGTTATAGCTGTTTGCGAAGCTGATTTAACAGCTGTTTTCGGGATGATGTTAGCAAAGGTGTTGAGTGGTAGAAGTGGGTGGATTGGAAACACTGTTTCATTTAAATCAAAAAACGCAATGTTTTCTCACTGTACAATAGCTCTTGACATAGCATATGAAAAGCCAAGAGCTTTGCAACACTTTGAAACAGGAGCACCATATGCAGTAACAGCATCTATGCAAAACACTGTAGCAACCATAGTTTCTGTTGATAGAGATTTTACAATAGTTGCTGTTGACAGGGGAAGAATAGTAAAGTCTGGACTACTAACATACTCCACGTGCAGAACACAAACAATTATAGAATTTGACTTTCCAGTTGATAACATACCAAGATATGCACCATCAAATCACCACATTGTTATACTAGGAGACTTTGTTGATATTATTAAAGATGTTTCATACATGTTCAACATGGATGCTGTAACATATAGAGAAGTTGCTATGTGGTGACATAAAATGAGCTTTTCAAAACCAAGAGAATTCTACTATCTTCTACACCCAAGACCAGTGGTGGTTGTGGTAACTACTTGCGAAGGTGGTAAATACAATGCTATGCCAGCATCATGGATTACACCAGTATCTGAAGAGCCACCAACAATAGCTATTGCAATTGATAGAGAATCCTACACCTTTAAATGTATTGAATATTCGAAAGAAGCAACATTCAATATTCCATCAGCTGAGCAAGTAGATACTGTTTACAGGCTTGGCACAGTCTCTGGAAAGAATGTAGATAAAATCAAGATGTTTAACTTGAGTTTGTCAAAAGCAAACAAGGTTAGTACACCAATTTGGCAAGATG
Coding sequences:
- a CDS encoding amidohydrolase, with translation MVTGFVNGNVYVSFKPVRKAEAIVVDGERILYVGSSSVAKGIVDLLGGSIVDLGGKTVLPGFIDSHIHVDELGLQLGMLDLRGVRSIKELKERLRDFSKSVDTLWIIGFGWDQELFEERRWPNRWDLDEVVSNRPVILYRICMHVAVLNSRALEIVSVSGMNSQNIVRDDRGVPTGIVKEDALNIVRDKIEESISVDDYKKIVLKALNYIASHGVTTAGFVGCNPKVFKALTELWKERKLPIRVRVYLDFRKSWSLINVVRDLGFRSGFGDSYLKIMGVKLYADGSLGARTAWLSKPYSDDPSTSGYPATDLRDLRAAAKKIHESGLQLAIHGIGDRAIDAILDIYQELPNAAELRHRIEHASVARDDQIEKMARIGVVASVQPNFVISDWWALQRLGEERIKWLYPFKTMIEKGVAIGFGTDSPVEPVNPWQTIYAAVTRGKYENIVHYKYTENQRLSVEEALHLYTWGSAYIMHEENDLGSLEPGKLADFIVVDKDPLEVSEEEIKNIKILEVYVGGKLVWRRQ
- a CDS encoding ZIP family metal transporter, which produces MTYGVVYNAFLYGLLVAGLTSLGSLTALAGVKLPRWGLDFSLGFASGVMIVASFTSLIIPAFERGLYFDVGLGITLGVIAITLLDFCVPHEHIVKGYEGPEHLKNRLRKSVLATIAIVLHNIPEGFAVGATTVYSLELGFATALAIGIQDIPEGAAVALPLTMLWGSRLKGFAVGVLSGFVETIAAVFGAAMFSFAINVLGVGMGFSAGAMIYIVVEEILPEILHESSQYRKIAAAGFIAGFYIMLYLDALIG
- a CDS encoding flavin reductase family protein; the encoded protein is MSFSKPREFYYLLHPRPVVVVVTTCEGGKYNAMPASWITPVSEEPPTIAIAIDRESYTFKCIEYSKEATFNIPSAEQVDTVYRLGTVSGKNVDKIKMFNLSLSKANKVSTPIWQDAIGWIEGKVTSFIDVGEVRLYIFEVLDYYAKADAVSEWGWQIPKANPIQHGAGRWFYLVGRHVVASK